The following is a genomic window from Strongyloides ratti genome assembly S_ratti_ED321, chromosome : 1.
atGGAATGTTGTGAATACCAGATAAAAtctaataaatttacaaaaacatGTACTTTGGATGGTGATATTAAAggaaaagtattttttaatcatttttatcaattgtatggtattcataaatatttaaagaatatcTACGAGGTTATTATGTCTTTGGGTTATTAaggaaatttaatttaaaataaaattttttttttaaaaaaaaaacttgtaTTAAAAGATGATTTAGTAGAATTGTTAAAACatacttaatatttttcgCTTGACTaaacaaaaacattttttttacaaatattattgttccatttaatgataattttctttttctaagataaactttttaaagtataattgTAAACAAGATtagtataatattatacagGAAATTTTTAAGCTgtgatttttaatatttgtattattttaaagattaagacaatgttatttaaaaaaatttttaaaatatgatggaaaataattaaatttttttttgattaaaaataaattgttaaaattttatcaaaaagataattattgttatttatattgtatCCAAAAGTCattaatttacataaaaacaacttttaatgaacaattaaaagtattttattttgaaaaaaactTTTGGATATAATTcactataaaaaataataaaaagaatttataattttaaataagaaataaaataaatattttttttttgaaattgtactaattttagaaactttaaaacataattataattttttatataataatatataacattgTTATACATTTTTACATTGCCAGATTTTAtctcttttaaaattttttttaataaaaataacaaaatggTTAAGTATCACTGATGACTATACTTACATTATATTtcacaaaaataaatacttttcaCATAAcagataacaaaaattatttttttatctgtaaaatgttttatctatcaatttattgtattaatattcaaagataataatggtaacaaaagttatttttaaaattttactcaaataaaaaaaatttataatatggTAACGCCTCATCTCATGGATATATAAgttattataacaatttaaaaaaatagacattttatttaaatatttaaaaatatgcttcttaaaattttaactatttttgttatcattGCTGTTTTCCATTCAACAATAAATGCATCAATATTTCGTGACTACACAGAGGTTGGTGATGCATATGAATTTAATTTTGGAGGCAAAATTAAAGGTTTAATGGTTATTCGTGAAGAAGGAAATGAAGATGAAGAGTTGATGACAGAAGTTGAAGGAAAATTTCCAAATATAAGATTGACTGAGGAAGGTATTCTTATAATTTCACCAGTTACAGAAAATGATTTTGGAATATATCATGTAATAgttgaaaatgaaaataaaaccGAAGAGGAAGAAGGAGAAAATGATGAAGAAGTTACAGGTGAAGTTACAGCACCACCAACATTATATCTATCaagaaaaactttataatttttttttccaatattattaatataaatatatataattgagATAATTTGAATtgtaataactttaaaaattattattattttttttaataataaaagttatatatttcataTGTATTTCTAATAAAGAGATTGCTCTTGtataatttgaaaatttttttttaacagtttcacataaaaaaaattaataaagtaCATAGTACTATGAAGGTATATAATTTCAACAGACTAAACTACAACTTCAATAGTAATAAATCAAcaaacaatttatatttttaaaggtACAAAGAAACATTTGCAAACATATCCATAGGATCGAATTATtggtaaaatatattaacaacaTATGATCCAAA
Proteins encoded in this region:
- a CDS encoding Immunoglobulin-like fold domain-containing protein, which translates into the protein MLLKILTIFVIIAVFHSTINASIFRDYTEVGDAYEFNFGGKIKGLMVIREEGNEDEELMTEVEGKFPNIRLTEEGILIISPVTENDFGIYHVIVENENKTEEEEGENDEEVTGEVTAPPTLYLSRKTL